The following coding sequences are from one Pedosphaera parvula Ellin514 window:
- a CDS encoding RNA polymerase sigma factor, with translation SANAALGELCRTYWYPLYGFIRRQGRTPQDAEDLTQAFLARLLEKNFVAAASQEKGKFRTFLLTALKRFMANEWDREHAKKRGGFQTAVDIDQAMAEARFHSELAHDLQPDTLFERQWAMTLLERVVAQLQEEYTTTGRTKLFVHLRNTLVMDEAAQPYARIAVELNLTEAAVKTAVHRLRGRYRELLRIEISKTVVSPEDIEPELRHLFSIFSR, from the coding sequence TTCAGCTAATGCGGCATTGGGGGAACTATGCCGGACCTACTGGTATCCACTCTATGGATTCATTCGCCGACAAGGGCGTACGCCGCAGGATGCGGAGGATTTGACACAGGCGTTCCTCGCCCGGTTGCTGGAAAAAAACTTCGTTGCCGCTGCCAGCCAGGAAAAGGGAAAGTTTCGCACCTTTCTGCTCACCGCTCTCAAGCGTTTCATGGCCAATGAATGGGATCGTGAGCACGCAAAAAAACGGGGAGGCTTTCAAACAGCTGTTGACATCGACCAGGCGATGGCCGAAGCGCGTTTCCATTCAGAACTGGCTCATGACTTGCAGCCAGATACTTTGTTTGAGCGGCAGTGGGCGATGACGTTACTGGAACGAGTCGTGGCGCAACTTCAAGAGGAGTACACAACCACCGGACGCACCAAGCTGTTCGTGCATTTGAGAAATACTCTGGTCATGGACGAGGCTGCCCAGCCTTATGCCAGGATTGCCGTCGAACTCAACCTGACCGAAGCCGCTGTGAAAACGGCCGTTCATCGGCTGCGCGGTCGTTACCGGGAGCTTCTGCGAATCGAAATCAGCAAGACGGTGGTTTCGCCAGAGGACATTGAACCGGAGCTGCGACATCTCTTCTCGATTTTCAGCCGGTGA